From Brachyspira hampsonii:
CTAGTATGAAAGAAGTAAGAATTCTCACAGAAAAAATGGTCAGAGATAGAATGGCAAGTGAAAACTTGTACGATAATCAGGCTCTTGCGGCTGGAATGGTAATAGTTGATTTGATGTCTGAAATGGAAGAATCTATAGCAAGAAGAAATGAACTCTCCGCTATACAAACATTAACAGACGGAGAGGTAACATCAGCAGACGGAAAAAGTATTATCAGTTTTCCTAAAATAGCAACTCATGATGTTACACCTAATAATTTATGGAGTGATTTAGATAATTCAAACCCTATATCTGATTTAGATGATTTATTCACTATTCTTCATAAAGACGGCGGCACTTCAAGTTTTGCTGTATATATGGGAAGCGAGGCTTGGGAATATTTTATAAATAATACTAAAGTAAGAGATACAGTAAAAATATTATCAAGGGGAGAAATACAGCCTTTATTTACTGTAGATGAAGCGGATAAAGAAGGTGTATATACTTGGAGTTCATTTATTACACCTAGAGGTCATAGAGTATCAATAAAAAACTATAATCAGTTATATGATACATTTGATGAAAGCGGAAACAGAAACGGAAGCGAAGAGTTTTTCCCTTCTAAAGATGTACTTATAATGGCTAATGGCTGTCCTTTAACTTTAGGTATAGGTACTCCTGAAGTATTAGAGCCTTATGGCAATGCTCCATATAAGTATATGAGATACGGAGATAATATAGTTACTATAGAAAGCAAAAAAACTCATATAGAGTTAATAATGTGGCATTGTTCTATAACGCTTTTACCTTATATGGATAGATTGGCAACTATAAGAACTGCAGCATAATAAAATTTTATTTAAGGAGAATTAAGTATGGCTAAACAAACTAAAACAGAATTAGAAAATAATGCTGAAAAATATCAAGTAGGCAAAGGAAGTATTACATACAAGCCTAACGGCTATTCATTATCTAAAATAATAACTGTAGGCGAAATAATACCAGATGAAATAATAGAAAATTATAAAAGGCAGAATGTATTAGAAAAACTGCTTGAGAAAGGAACTATTGTTTTATGCGGTGCTGATTTAGAAGAGACAAAGAAAGAGTATGTAAATCCTCCTTCTAATGCTTCGGATATGATGAATGAAATAGCTGATAAAACTTCTCAAAAAACTGAAGAAGTAAAAGAAACTGTTTCAGAAAATAAAGAAGAAGTAAAAGAAAGTAATGTGTAGGAGCTTATACTATGCCTTTTAATGAAGAAGAAAAGAAAAGACCATTATCTTTAAGCGAGATAGCTAATAATGACTTGACTGATATATTTAATAATAATACAGACATTAAGTTTACAGATAAAAGCACTAATAATAAAGAGAATCTTATCATTAAAGGCATAGCAGTAAGAAAAGATACTAATTATAATCCTTTGGAAAATGTAAGTATAGATTTGCCTGAACATAAAATAATGGTTAAAACTGCAGATTTCACATTAAAGCCAAAAAATATAACTGATGTATATTTAGAGTGGAATAATGCTAATGGAGAGACTATTAAAGGAAAAATATTATCAGAGAAAAAAACTGATACTTTGTCTGTTACTACATTTTTAATAGAGCTTGTTATGGAAGATGAAGGAGATTAATTTATGTCGAGTCCTAATTTAGAACTTCCTATGTGGAATATTATAGAAGAGTATTATGTGCGTGTATTAAAAACTTTTTCTGAAAATTATTTAAAAGAAGAAGAGAGACCTATCGTATTAAATGCTGGAAGAAGTAATTATTTTGCTGAACTTTTAAAAAAATATCCTGCGATAATTAATTTGTATATGACAGAAATAGAAAAAGGAAAATTAAATACTAAAACATATAAGCAGGATAAATTATCTTTTTGTATAGATGTATTAACAGCACCTGTAAAAAATACTCATAAAATTAATATAGAAAATCAGGGAGAATTAGCTTATAAAACTTCACAGATTTATACTAATTTTGTAAGGACTTGTCTTTCAGATTTAAATGTCGTAGAGCCTACAGCAGAGGCAGACGGCAAAAAAATATATATAACTTCTAATTTTTATTTTGTAGGAATAGAACAATTAAATATAGAAAATAGTAATTTAGAGTTTGCAGTATCTGCTGCTAGAATGAAATATACAATAGAGTGTCCTTTCTATCCTAGCGATAGTCAGAATTATACAGAATTAAAAGAGATAATAAGTCAAATAAATATAAATTAATTAGGGGGAAAATATGGGATCATTAACAGAAAGTTCAAAAGCAAGTATAGTAGCTATAGAAACAGAAAATAAAGACCCAAATACTTCAATATCAAGCATACCTAGAAAAATGCTTGTTTTGGGAAGTGCGGATACATCTTATTTGGGAGCAAAAGATAAAATTATTTCTATAAGCAAAGCAAAGCAGGCAGAGAGATTTGGAGTAGGTTCACAGCTTCATCAAATGCTTAAAGGTATATTTGACACTTCGCTTAGTTTTGAGGTATATGCTTCTGCTATAAGTGAGGCTGAAGATGCGAGTGAAGCTACTGCAGATATAACAGTAACAGGAACAGCTACAAAAAATGGAACTATATATATTTATATAGGCGGTATTAGAGTGTCTGTAAATGTAAAAACAGGAGAAGATGCTAGTCAAATACATAATAATATGATAACCGCAATATCATCTGTTTTAGATGTTCCTGTTAAAGCTGCAGACGGTACAGATAAAGTTACACTAACTTCTAAATGGAAAGGTAAAACTGCTAATGAGATTACTTTAAGTCAGGGTATCAATGAAGAAGAAACTAATGCTATGCCTGAAGGTATATCTTTAACATTCAGCAGCGAAACATTAGAAGGCGGACTTGGAGATGTATCATTAGAGAAAGTTTTAAGCGAATTTGATTCTACTTATTATACTTCTATAGCAACCGCCTTTACTGATACTGAAAACTTAAATCTTCTTATGGATAGATCTGAAGAATTATTTTCAGCAACAGAAAAAAGAGGCTTTTATGTAGTAGGCGGATATAATGAAAAAGAAAGCGATTATATAAGTTTGGTAGAAAATAGAAATGATAAATATTACTGTGCTTTTTGGGCTGAGCAGAGCATAACACCTAAATATATGATAGCAGCTTTAGCCTGCAGAAGTATAGAAAACTCACTTGCTGAAAGTGTCGCTGTTGCCTTCGGAGGAGCTATAGACGGTATTATAGCTGGAAAAAGTCCTTATAGGAAGTTTGAAGAGATAGATGATATAGTAAGAAAAGGCGGTTCATACAGCGTCTATAATTCTTATGGAGAGGTGCTTTTTAAAGATACTTTCACCACTTATAAAACAGCAGATGACGGTTCAGAAAGCAATGCTTATTCTTTCTTACAGACTATAGGAAAACTTCAGGTTCTTCAGTATGAAATGAATGATGTATTTTCAAAAGCCCCTTATTATAAAGCAGTTTTGGTAAGTGATGAAGCTAGTGTAAGAAGCGATGTAAATGCTGTAAAACCTAAAACAGCAAAAGCAACCCTTACTACTTTAATAAGAGATTGGGAAGGCAAAGGGCTTTTAAATAATGCTACTTCATCAATAGAGAATATCACGGCACAAATAGGAAGTGCGGCTGGAAGGTTAGAAGTAGGCTTTATGGCTTATTTTTCTACTCCGCTTGGTCAGGTTGATATTAAAGTTGATTGGACTTTACAGGTTAATTCATAATAATTAGGAGGTAAAAATGGGTTATACAGTTATAGCAGGCGATGTAAAAGAGTTAATGATAGATAATATACCTTATCCTGTACCTGAAGAAGCAGCATGCAGTATTTTAGCAAATATAGGAACTTCTCCTATAAAAGAAAATGAAATAACAGCATGTATTGCTGATACTTCGGTGCTTAGAGGAAAAAATGTATCTGCTGGTTTTGAAAAATTAAAAGTAATTTTAAGAGATGATTTAGAAAGTCATTTAATAAATATAAGAGATCATGGCTTGAGTGTTGATGTACTTCTTACTGTTGCCAATGGTGATACTTACAGTGGTAAGCTTATGGTAGAAGGAACATTTTCTATAAGTACAGAGGATAGAAGTATAGAACTTTCTATGAAAGGAAACTATTTTACTAAGATGTAATGATACTGTATTAAAAAAGAATTTTTTAAGAGGGTTTTATGAATATAGTTTATGCAGGAGATATAGTTAGTTTTTCTATTGGTAATTATGAAATACCAATAAAGACAGGTACTTCCTGCGAAATTATACCCTCTTTAGGAGCATATACATTAGAAAATAAAACTTATGTATATCCTATTAACTACGGACAAAAAGTATATTCAGTATCTAATATAGTTTCTGCTGGTATAAAAGATATAGAAATAGTATTAACTGACACTATAGAGAGACTTTTAATGATAATGCTTACTGAGAAATTATTTCTGCCTGTAATACTTACTTTACAAGGCGGAAGAACATACAGCGGAGATTTAGCTTTATCAGGCGGACTTAATATTAGTGGTACAGAAAAAACAACATCTATATCATTATATGGCGAATATTTCTGCGGAACTACTGAAGATACGAATACAATAGGCAAATTATTATCTTCTTTAAATAAGGATAATAAAAGCAACAAGAAAATTAATAAATGACAGCAATTTTTCGGCGTAACAATGAATAGTGAACCGACCGAGTAGGTACCCTTTGGGTAGACGCCTAGCGTTAGCTAGGGACTTTTTGTCAACCGAGTAGGCACCCTACGGGTGGGCGAGCATAACAACAATAGCCGTAAAAAAATTGCCTATAGCTAATTTATTAGCTATATCCACGCAAAGCGAGCAATTTTTTTCGGTGTAACAATTAATAGTGAGCCGAAGCCAGCTAGTAACTTTGTTGCTAGCTATTTAAAGGCGTAGGCGAACATAGTAATAATAGGAGTTAATTATGGAATATAAAATGGATAGAAATTATGCTTTGGAGATATTTAATCCTTTATACGAGCATATATATGATTATGAATATGAGGAAGAGAATAATGCTTCTTCTGAAATTATAGAAAATATTATAGAACTTATTATGAAAGAAAGGCTTATCATAGAACAAGATGAAAATAATGATTATGTACTTACATTTAAATTAAAAACACCTTGTAAAATAGGAGCTAACATAAAAGAAGAATTAAAACTTTTTGAACCTACAGGGGATAATTTAACTAAAATGAAATCTTTAAAAGAGGAAGGAGTAAATGTATTTGAAACTAGTATAGATATACTTAAAGCCTGCTCTTCTCAGATAGACCATCTTTTAATAAGACAGATGAAAGCAGGCGATTTAAGAGTTGCTTTTCCTGTTGCTATGCTTTTAGCTGCTTTTTTAACTAAGGATAAAACAAAAAATCCCAGTAAGGAATAAAGTAAATATCAAGGATAATGTAGAAAGAGCAAAAGCATTAATAGCTAAAACTTTTCATCTTAAATTATATGAACTTGATAAACTTACATTAAGGGATTTAAGAAGATATATTAAGATGTCAAATATAATAGCAGAGGAAGAAAAGAAGGCATTGGAAAAGGCTAAAAAATAAGCAGTATATTAAAAGAGGGTTAAGCAAATATGGCGGTGTCAAGCAATGTATTTAATGTAGCAGTAGTATTGTCTTTTATAGACAGATTTACAAGACCTATGACTCGTATGACTTCTGGTATGAGTAAACTTCAGCAGCAGTTATATTATGCAGATAGGTATATGCAGGATGCTTTTGTAAAAGGAACTATAGCCGCTGTTGGTATGACGGCAGCTATTAATAAAATGGTAGATGCATATAAATGTCTTGAAACAGCTAGTGTAAATATGACTACAGCACTTAAAGGCAATATAGAAGCAGCTGATGAACTTATAGAGAAAATAAGAAATATGGCAGAAAACTCACCTCTTACAGCCGAGCCTTTGGTAAACTCTGCTAATATACTTTTAAGCTATGGTGTTCAGAAAGATGATATTATGGACACATTAAAAAGACTTGGAGATTTCTCTAAGGGTAAAGACGATGTACTTGAAAGTTTGGTTATGGGATATGGCAGGATAATTGCAGAAGACAGGGTAACTAGAGAGCATTTAGACAGATTTACTTTTAAAGGCGGAATAGATATGTACGGTGCTTTGGCTAAAGCTATGAATATGGATAAAAAGCAGTTAGCTAAAGAAATGCAGGCTGGAAATGTAAGGGCTGAAAATCTTATAGAAGCAGTACGCATTCTTACAGATCAAGGCGGACAGTTTTATGATGCTATGAATAAACTTAATGATACTTTAGAAGGACAAACTCAGCAGTTTTTAGAAAAATTAGACAGAGTTTTCGGAGCATTCGGCGGAGTATTTGCTCCTTTCTTTAAAGAAGCATTAAAGACTGTAATTAATCCTATGCTTACAGATACCAGAAAAATTATTGAACGGTATTTATCACCCACAAAAATAGAATATATAAATGGAAAAACTAATAAAGGCTTAAAAACTAATGAAGTTACAAAAGTAATATGGGATAGTGAAACAACAGTTAATATATGGACAGCTTTAAAAAAAGTATTGGATGCATTAAAACCTGATTTAACTTTTCTTACACAGGTAATGGAAAACTTAAAAAACGGCACATCATTATTTTATGTATTTGTAGATATATTAGTTTCTTTTATAAACGGCTTGAAAGCAGCTTTTAAAGTGTTTACTGTAATACTTAATGTATTAAGACCATTTAGAAATATAATAGGTTTTTTAGCAGGTGCTTTTGTATTTGTTGCTCCTTTCTTATTTGTATTAACAAAATTAGCTTCATTAACTTTATTTTGGTTTTCCATACTAAAAAATGGAATAGGAACTTTTATAAAATTTAAAAGTTTTTTCTCTAATATGATTTTTTATTTTAAATACGGAATATATAATCTTAAATTGCTAATTCCTCAAATTACAGCATTTTTTACTTCAATAAAAACAGCTGTCGCTGGATTAGCTGGAACGGCTTTAGGTACTGTAGCTATTATAGGAATTATCATTGCTGCTGTTATAGGGCTTTCTTTAATATTTGGGCAGTTATATAAAAGATTTGAATGGTTTAGAAAAATAGCAGACGGCTTTACAGGATTCTTTTATAAAATAGCTGATAAATTAAAGAGTATGGGCGGAATATTTGAATTTTTTGGAAGAAGAATAGAAGATTTTACTAATATATTGAGGGCATTTTTTCAAGGGGATTTATTTAGTTTATTATTATCCATATTAAAAATGGCAGCTGATGCTATTTTAAATGTATTTATATTAATATTAGGCGGTGCTAATTGGTTATTAAATACAATATATAATTTACTTGGAAATTTTGCTCCTGATTGGCTTGGAAGTTTAGCAGAAAAATCTAATTTAATTCTTAATGGACTTAGAGGTGTTTCTGATAATATGCAGAAAATGCTTGATGATAATGCTAAAGCTAAAGGCGAGAACATAAAAGAAAATGCTAAAGTAAATGGAGAAAATACAAGTATCAATATAGAAAATAATAATAATATCACAACCAAAGATCCTGATACAACAGCTGAAACTGAAACATTTTTTTATACAGAAATAAATCCTTTGCCTAATGGTGCTTATTAAAGGCGGTGAATATGTCAATATTAAATGATTATAAAGAATGTAAATTTATAGCCCCAGACAAAAATGAAATGACTTTAATATTAGAAAATACTTCAAATACTTTTAAAAGAAAAGTACAAAGCGGTACGGTTAATAATGTTACTTATGCTCAAGACGAAGGAAAAGATACAACACAAATAACATTAGATGTTGTGTTTTTTGATTATCAGGCTAAAGGTTCTGAAGCACTTGAAATATTGAAAAAGAAAATGGAAAATTATAATGCTGATATAAAAACAAATTATTCTAATTGTTATGAACAAGCATCATACTTTATGGGGCTTGTATCTCAGAAGGCTTCAGATAAAAAACCTGCATATTTACAGCACCCATTATACCCTAATAAATTAAAAGTATGTACAGTTAGCGTTAAAGATAATACTTCTTTAATAAAAGATGTTGGAATGTCTAAGGTAAGCGTAACTTTTATACTTGTAGACAGGTACGGAATACCTCCATCTGGTTCTGTTAATAAAAGTAGTATAGGCGGTCAGTTTTTTAATGTACTTCGTCCTATGCTTGATGCTATTTGTAAACAAGGTACAGAAGAATATGATAGAAAAAAACTTTTAGAATCTACATTATTTAAATTGCCTTCTGAACAAAATAAATAAAGGAGTTTTTTATGGCTGTTTGTCCTTATTGCGGAGGGAAAGGAGGCGGGCTTTGTTCTGCTAATACCAATATGCAGGCTAATATATTAAAAAAAGATATGAATGCTTTTACTTCGGCTCTTGAAAGTGTTATGAATGCGGCAAGAGTAGCTGATGATATTTTTCTTGAAATACAGACAGAAATTAGTCAGACTTTGAATGATTATGTAACAAACCCTCTTTTAGCAATGATGTCTATAAATAGAGTATTAAAAAGACCTGCTGAATTAGCTGTTAATATAACAAATAAAGTCTTAGGATATGTTTCTCTTATAGATACTATAATAAATAATAATGCATATACATATTCACAAAAAGTATTAAAAGAGATGATGCTTAGTTTTGCTGCTATGGATATGTGTGTGTCTGTAACAAGCGGAGATTTTAGAGATAAAAGCGAATCTCTTTATACAGAAAAATTATTATTAGAAACAGAGAAAAAAGTATTAGCAAGTTTTGAAACAATAGAAGGTACAATAGCAGGAACTTATGAAGAGAAATATCTTCAGGGCGAAGAGTATACTATTAATATAGAAGCTAAAAAAGAATTAGTGAAAATGTTTGATATGACTAGGACTTATTTAATAGAAAATATTAATGATCTTCCTACAAAAAGAACATTGACACTAAATAAAGACAGAAACTATATTGATGTATGCTCTGAAGTATATGGAAATATAGAAGAAGAAACACTTGATATGTTTATAAGCGATAATAATATAAAAGGCGAAGAGATTTTTATGCTTAGAAAGGGAAGAAGCATAAATTATTATATTGACTAATATGGCATTACAAAATAAATTAGTATTAATCATAGCAAATAAAACTATAGAATATTTCAAATCTATTGAAGTAAACTTTGATATAAAAGCAATTACATCAAATATTATTATAGAGCTTCCTTACGGAGAAGACTATGAAGATATTTATAAGCCTTTTAAGTTTCAAAGTGTATCGCTTGAATATAATAATAAAACTGTATTTTTAGGTGTTATAGAAAATTGGCAGACTGTTATTAATGAAAATACTTATATTCTTCAAGGCAGGGCTTTAACTTCAGTATTTTGTCATAAGTTTACTAATATTAAAAATTATATTTATAAAGATACAACTATAGGAAATATCTTAAATACTATATCAGGCGAATATAATATAAAAGTAAAACTTCCTTTAGGAGATACTGATAAACTTAATACTATTTATTTTAATCATAATGAAAGTTTTGCTTATCAAATACAAAATCAAATATCAAGAACTTCTATTAAAGGATATGTTCCTCTTTTAAGCTGTGATTTTGAAGGTAATTTAGTTTTTGGAAAAAATATTGAAAAACTCACAGAGGCAAATGAAGTACTCAATTTAGATTATGATTATAATAATATTTATGATGCTAAAATAAATTACAGAGGCAATTTAAGAAAAGCTAAATATACAAGATACGGACAAAATGAAGAGAGTACAAATATTGAGTTTACTATAAGCGATAGTGAAATGAGTAGGCTTAATATAATAGATTCAAGATACTCCATAGGAAAAACTATTGATGAGCTTAGAAATATAGCAAGCAGAGACAGAGCTTATGATATTATGGCTTCTAATCAGATATATATACACTATAAAAGCTGGCTTGATAAAAATAATTCATTAATAGACACAGGGGATATTATCTCTTTGAGAATATCAAAAAAATTAATAGAAGATAGTACAAAGTTTATAATAGAAACATTAAAACTCTATTATTCTAATGAAATAGGTTTTTATTCTATGTTTAAACTTACACCTTATAATACTTTTAATGTAGGTTAAAAAATAATAGGATAATAATATGTTTGCTTCAATAAAATCAATATTAGATAGAATAAAAAAAAGACCATTTGTAAAAACTGAAACTATAGGTAAAGAAGTTATTGAGGCACAGGTTTTACAGCCTTCGGGCTTTACTTCTGTTCCTATTAAAGATAAAAGAGCATTTATTACAAATATTAATACAAATTATAAAGTAATACTCGCTTTTGAAGATTTGATTGATGAAGGACTTAAAGAGGGAGAGGCTTGTATTTATTCTTCTGATGACAGCGGAAATATAAAAGCAAAAATAAAATTATTAAAAGACGGAACTATAGAGCTTGAAGGAGAAAAAATCAAATTAAACGGTGATGCTGAAGGCGGACTTATAAAGATAGAAGAATTAAAAAAAGAGTTAGAAAAAAATAATCAAATATTACAGATAATATTACAAGTATGCTCTATTCCAGTAAATGAAGCAGGAAACGGAAGTGCTTCTGTATTTCAGCAGGCATTAAATGCGGCATTAGAAGGTAAAACTATAGGAAATTTTAATAATATAGAAAATGACAAAGTTTTACATGGATAATCAAATATAACAAAATATTTTTATAATATTAATTCTCATAAATCAAAAATGATTCACTTATTAAAAAATAAGAAGACTGTATAATGACTATATGGATTTTGGAGATATTGTTCTTAAAATTACCGAAGACGGCTCGGATATAGTATTAAGCGGAAATTCCTCAATAGAATTAGACCCTACTCTTAATATGTCATTAATGGTAACTTTATTTTCTAATAAGGAGTGGTTCGGAAACTGTTTGGCTGATGAAGATGATAAAATAGGAAGCGATATAGAGGCAATAAAAGAAGTATCTATAATAGGAAGAAAAAAATTAGAAGATGAAATACAGTCATCGCTTCAATATCTTGTAAATGAAAATAAGGCAAAAGATGTAAATGTTAATGTACAGATAATTGGAGATGGTAAAAAAGAAAATAAAAGATATGACACAAATATAACGATTACAGAGCCTGACGGCACAGAAAAAAATATTTATTGGAAATATGCAGTATGAATCAAATACCTACTATTAAAGAGATAAGAGATAATATTTTATCTGATATTAAAACTAAAATTTATTCAGATAAAGCTGAAAGTATTATGCTTGAAAGAAGTGTATGGTATGTTTTAGCTACTGCTTTTGCTGCTGTATTAAGAAGCTGTTATGAATTTGCTAGATACATAAAAAGACAAATATTTACTTCTACAGCCGATGAAGAAAGTCTTGAGCTTAGAGGTCAGCAGTATGGTATATATAGAAAAAAAGGAGAAAACACAGTACTTTCTGTAAAAGTTACAGGCGATGCTTTTGCTGAAATACCAGAGAACTCACAGCTTATGCATGATGATTATATATATCTTACTAAAAGCAAAACTAAATTAGATATAGCAGGCGAAGGAAAAGCAGAAATAGTTTCTACTATAATAGGAAATGATACTATACTTCCAGTAGGTGAAAGTCTTACATTTATAAGCCCTATATCTAATATTGATTCTAATGCTGTTGTATCGGAAATTATAAAAGAAGGAGAAGATGAAGAAGCTATAGAAACTTTAAGAAACAGAATACAAGTGTTTGAAAGAACAAGACCTCAAGGCGGTGCTGTGCCAGACTTTATACTTTGGACAACTGAAGTAGCTGAAATATCAGGGGCTATGATTTTAAGAGCTACTCAAGATGACAGAGTGGTTACTGTATATCCTATTGCTGATGAAAGTACAGGAAGCAGAATACCAGATGAAAAGAAATTAAAAGAAGTATTGGATTATGTTTCTGATGATGTAAGATGTCCGCCTTGTTTAGTAAGGGTGGAAGCACCTAGAGAATTAATTATTGATGTAACAGTGAGAAACTTATCGCCTTTAAATGAGGCTTCAAAAACTAGACTTGAAAGTGCTTGGGATAATTTTTTGAAAACTAAAAAGCCTAAACAGTATACTAATGATAATGATGTGGATAATTTAATAGATAAAGCAACTTTAATATCTACAGCTTTGCTTAATGATATTAAAACTTTGGATATAGATAGTGTGAGTATAGTAGATGAGCCAAGCATATCTGTGCCTTATATATTAAAAATCGGAGAGCTTGCTAAATTAGGAACTGTAACTTATGTATAAAGACTTTTTCTACAAACTATTTATGTCTTTGCTGCCTGTGGGCAGATTATGGCAGTTTGGTATTAAAATACAAAAAGTTATAAATATACTAGCTAATGAGGTGTCAAAATTAAAAGAATATATTAATGATATTTCTAAGGAGAGTATACCTTATACGGCTTATGATACAATAGAAGAATGGCTTAAACAATACGGACTTAAAAATACAGGTGATCAAAAAGCTAATAAAAATCTAATATATATTTATGCTAATGCGGTTGGCGGAAGCAGTATTTATTATTTAGAGAATATACTTGCTAAAATGTACCCTGATATAGATATTAGTTTTAATGATATAAAAACTAAAGTAACTCTTGACGGAGAGCTTTATACTAAAATAGAGCAGGATGATTTAATAGACTTTGTAGAAAAAATATTTCCTGCTTATATAGTAATCGTTTATTTTATAGATGTAAAGTAGGATTATGGACAGTATTCTGAATGTAATAATGCTATATGCGGAGTGAGTGTATGTAATAATCCTCAAAAAGAACTTCCTATTTTTGATAATAAAAAGACATCTATTGTTGGTCTTATGGTATGTGGTAAAGGAAGAACAGGAAACATCAAAAAAGAAGAAGCAAATAATGAAGTATAAAGGAGTATTATTTATATGAAATTAAATGATCCTACAGTATCTGGTTCAGCAGGGGACGGAACATTTATAGATAAAGATGATAGAAACGGAATAACAGGTACTTTAATAAAACCTAAAGTTTTTAATCAGCTTATTTATGAAACTAATGCTTTAATAAAAGAAGGCGGTTTGATACCAAGCAATAAAGATTTAACACAGATTTATACTGCTATAAGAAATTTATATACTAATGCAGATAATGAATTAAAAAATTATTTAGATAACAAAATAAGTATAGAAAGCAGTAAAATTACTGAAGAGATAAAAGAAAGAAAAGAAGCAGACAGCAATTTACAAAATCAGATAAATACTTCTAATTTAAAAATTAGTCAGGAAATAACAGATAGAAAAAATGCAGACAGTAATTTGCAAAGTCTTATAAATACAGCTAATTCAAAAATCACTCAGGAAATAACTAACAGAAAAAATGCAATAAGTAATGTTGAAAATCAAATAAGGAATATTAATATGATTATAGATGAAACATCATCTTTTATAATAAAAGAAACAATTACAAAGTCAGGTTCAGGTACACAATCTTGGGCATTAACTTGGAGAAGCGATTTAGAATATTTGCAGGTTGGAGGATATATAGGAGGAAAAAATTATTTAGCTTCAGGTTCATTCGGACTTTTTCAAAGTATAAATGATTTAGCTCCTTTTATAGGCTGGGCTGGAAAATATTATTACGGAGGCGATTTTCAAACTACTTTTGCAAATTGGCAGGCTGGACTTTCTAATATTAGATGGTTTCCAATTCTTAATACAAA
This genomic window contains:
- a CDS encoding major capsid protein yields the protein MPNNKFVGSTFEGFSALGKKYDQIKAVQKFSAYFYNLFKRGNIIRNRNGNTVDLPSKLMVRAMGDYFPRGDIPAPKLSPSEQIASYSIPSMKEVRILTEKMVRDRMASENLYDNQALAAGMVIVDLMSEMEESIARRNELSAIQTLTDGEVTSADGKSIISFPKIATHDVTPNNLWSDLDNSNPISDLDDLFTILHKDGGTSSFAVYMGSEAWEYFINNTKVRDTVKILSRGEIQPLFTVDEADKEGVYTWSSFITPRGHRVSIKNYNQLYDTFDESGNRNGSEEFFPSKDVLIMANGCPLTLGIGTPEVLEPYGNAPYKYMRYGDNIVTIESKKTHIELIMWHCSITLLPYMDRLATIRTAA
- a CDS encoding tape measure protein; the protein is MAVSSNVFNVAVVLSFIDRFTRPMTRMTSGMSKLQQQLYYADRYMQDAFVKGTIAAVGMTAAINKMVDAYKCLETASVNMTTALKGNIEAADELIEKIRNMAENSPLTAEPLVNSANILLSYGVQKDDIMDTLKRLGDFSKGKDDVLESLVMGYGRIIAEDRVTREHLDRFTFKGGIDMYGALAKAMNMDKKQLAKEMQAGNVRAENLIEAVRILTDQGGQFYDAMNKLNDTLEGQTQQFLEKLDRVFGAFGGVFAPFFKEALKTVINPMLTDTRKIIERYLSPTKIEYINGKTNKGLKTNEVTKVIWDSETTVNIWTALKKVLDALKPDLTFLTQVMENLKNGTSLFYVFVDILVSFINGLKAAFKVFTVILNVLRPFRNIIGFLAGAFVFVAPFLFVLTKLASLTLFWFSILKNGIGTFIKFKSFFSNMIFYFKYGIYNLKLLIPQITAFFTSIKTAVAGLAGTALGTVAIIGIIIAAVIGLSLIFGQLYKRFEWFRKIADGFTGFFYKIADKLKSMGGIFEFFGRRIEDFTNILRAFFQGDLFSLLLSILKMAADAILNVFILILGGANWLLNTIYNLLGNFAPDWLGSLAEKSNLILNGLRGVSDNMQKMLDDNAKAKGENIKENAKVNGENTSINIENNNNITTKDPDTTAETETFFYTEINPLPNGAY
- a CDS encoding phage GP46 family protein, which gives rise to MDFGDIVLKITEDGSDIVLSGNSSIELDPTLNMSLMVTLFSNKEWFGNCLADEDDKIGSDIEAIKEVSIIGRKKLEDEIQSSLQYLVNENKAKDVNVNVQIIGDGKKENKRYDTNITITEPDGTEKNIYWKYAV
- a CDS encoding baseplate J/gp47 family protein, which translates into the protein MNQIPTIKEIRDNILSDIKTKIYSDKAESIMLERSVWYVLATAFAAVLRSCYEFARYIKRQIFTSTADEESLELRGQQYGIYRKKGENTVLSVKVTGDAFAEIPENSQLMHDDYIYLTKSKTKLDIAGEGKAEIVSTIIGNDTILPVGESLTFISPISNIDSNAVVSEIIKEGEDEEAIETLRNRIQVFERTRPQGGAVPDFILWTTEVAEISGAMILRATQDDRVVTVYPIADESTGSRIPDEKKLKEVLDYVSDDVRCPPCLVRVEAPRELIIDVTVRNLSPLNEASKTRLESAWDNFLKTKKPKQYTNDNDVDNLIDKATLISTALLNDIKTLDIDSVSIVDEPSISVPYILKIGELAKLGTVTYV
- a CDS encoding DUF2313 domain-containing protein codes for the protein MYKDFFYKLFMSLLPVGRLWQFGIKIQKVINILANEVSKLKEYINDISKESIPYTAYDTIEEWLKQYGLKNTGDQKANKNLIYIYANAVGGSSIYYLENILAKMYPDIDISFNDIKTKVTLDGELYTKIEQDDLIDFVEKIFPAYIVIVYFIDVK
- a CDS encoding gp58-like family protein; translated protein: MKLNDPTVSGSAGDGTFIDKDDRNGITGTLIKPKVFNQLIYETNALIKEGGLIPSNKDLTQIYTAIRNLYTNADNELKNYLDNKISIESSKITEEIKERKEADSNLQNQINTSNLKISQEITDRKNADSNLQSLINTANSKITQEITNRKNAISNVENQIRNINMIIDETSSFIIKETITKSGSGTQSWALTWRSDLEYLQVGGYIGGKNYLASGSFGLFQSINDLAPFIGWAGKYYYGGDFQTTFANWQAGLSNIRWFPILNTKPILAMKNVSNETMTAYLYFLVRKK